One stretch of Deltaproteobacteria bacterium DNA includes these proteins:
- a CDS encoding SDR family oxidoreductase, with protein sequence MGKLEGNVAIVSGAGRGIGRAIALKLAREGARVVVNDLDEGPADETVMAIRAGGGEAIPCAGNVTAGGFAERFVRAAIEAFGGLDIIVNNAGYTWDSVVQKMTDEQWEAMLAVHLTAPFRILRAATPFIRDSAKKEAKEGRERFRKVVNISSVAGLGGNAGQANYAAAKSGLTGLTQTLCKEWGRYKVNVNCVAFGLIRTRLTQPLTGGEATIRVEEKEIHVGIQPGFIQAMEDQLIPLGRAGTPEEAADAVYLFCSPESNYISGQTIVCGGGLKW encoded by the coding sequence ATGGGAAAACTGGAAGGGAACGTCGCGATCGTTTCCGGCGCGGGCCGGGGCATCGGCCGGGCGATCGCGCTGAAGCTGGCCCGCGAGGGGGCACGCGTCGTGGTCAACGACCTCGACGAGGGGCCCGCGGACGAGACGGTGATGGCGATCCGGGCAGGCGGGGGCGAGGCGATTCCCTGCGCGGGGAACGTCACCGCCGGGGGGTTCGCGGAACGGTTCGTCCGGGCGGCCATCGAAGCCTTCGGAGGGCTCGACATCATCGTCAACAACGCGGGTTACACGTGGGACAGCGTCGTGCAGAAGATGACGGACGAACAGTGGGAGGCGATGCTGGCCGTCCACCTGACGGCCCCGTTCCGGATCCTGCGGGCGGCGACCCCCTTCATCCGCGACTCCGCGAAGAAAGAGGCGAAGGAAGGCAGGGAACGGTTCCGCAAGGTGGTGAACATCTCCTCGGTCGCCGGCCTGGGCGGGAACGCGGGGCAGGCCAACTACGCCGCCGCCAAATCGGGCCTGACCGGCCTGACCCAGACATTATGCAAGGAATGGGGACGGTACAAGGTCAACGTCAACTGCGTGGCCTTCGGCCTGATCCGGACCCGGCTGACCCAGCCGCTGACGGGCGGGGAGGCCACGATCCGGGTGGAGGAGAAGGAGATCCATGTGGGGATCCAGCCCGGGTTCATCCAGGCGATGGAGGATCAGCTGATCCCCCTGGGGCGGGCCGGCACCCCCGAGGAGGCGGCGGACGCGGTCTACCTCTTCTGCTCCCCGGAATCCAACTACATCAGCGGCCAGACGATCGTATGCGGCGGCGGGCTGAAATGGTAG
- a CDS encoding lipid-transfer protein — MGGKVLVVGVGMVPFAKPGKSDSYDLMGSSAGRAALKDAGIDYSRVEQAYVGYVYGDSTCGQAAVYAMGLTGIPVVNVNNNCATGSTALFLARQAVESGSAECALAMGFEQMTPGALVERWTDRPTPLSRFIDTLRRLGGWDDSIPMAPQLFCAAAREYREKYGIRPESFAKISCKARKHAANNPFAIFRQPVTVEEVLASPMVAEPLTRLQCCPPTCGAAAAVLCSPAFARRHGLDTRVAVAAQAMTTDREDSFAESPMHVIGYGMTRDAARKVYETAGIGPEDVDVAELHDCFTVNELISYEALGLTPEGTAEKFIHDGDNTYGGKVVTNPSGGLLSKGHPLGATGVAQCAELVWQLRGQAGSRQVEGARHALQHNLGLGGACVVTLYGAD; from the coding sequence ATGGGAGGGAAGGTTCTCGTCGTCGGCGTCGGGATGGTGCCGTTCGCAAAACCCGGGAAAAGCGATTCCTACGATTTGATGGGGTCCAGCGCCGGCCGGGCGGCCTTGAAGGACGCGGGGATCGACTACTCCCGGGTGGAACAGGCGTACGTCGGGTACGTCTACGGCGATTCGACGTGCGGTCAGGCCGCGGTGTACGCGATGGGCCTGACCGGGATCCCGGTGGTGAACGTGAACAACAACTGCGCCACCGGATCCACGGCGCTGTTTCTGGCTCGCCAGGCGGTGGAGAGCGGATCGGCGGAATGCGCGCTGGCCATGGGGTTCGAGCAGATGACGCCGGGGGCGCTGGTGGAGAGGTGGACGGATCGCCCCACGCCGCTATCCCGGTTCATCGACACCCTGCGTCGCCTCGGGGGATGGGACGACTCCATCCCGATGGCTCCGCAGCTGTTTTGCGCGGCCGCGCGGGAATACCGGGAAAAATACGGGATACGCCCGGAGTCGTTCGCGAAGATCTCCTGCAAGGCGCGGAAGCACGCGGCGAACAACCCGTTCGCCATCTTCCGGCAACCGGTCACGGTGGAGGAAGTCCTCGCCTCGCCGATGGTCGCCGAGCCGCTGACCCGGCTCCAGTGCTGCCCGCCCACGTGCGGGGCGGCCGCCGCGGTGCTCTGCTCCCCCGCGTTCGCCCGGCGGCACGGGCTGGACACGCGGGTCGCCGTCGCCGCGCAGGCGATGACGACGGACCGCGAGGACTCCTTCGCGGAGAGCCCGATGCACGTCATCGGCTACGGGATGACCCGAGACGCCGCGAGAAAGGTGTACGAAACCGCCGGGATCGGCCCGGAAGACGTGGACGTCGCGGAACTGCACGACTGCTTCACAGTGAACGAGCTGATCTCCTACGAGGCGCTGGGACTCACCCCCGAGGGCACGGCGGAGAAGTTCATCCACGACGGCGACAACACGTACGGAGGCAAGGTGGTCACCAACCCGTCCGGCGGGTTGCTCTCGAAGGGACACCCCTTGGGCGCCACGGGCGTCGCCCAATGCGCCGAGCTGGTCTGGCAGCTCCGGGGGCAGGCCGGTTCCCGGCAGGTCGAAGGCGCCCGCCACGCCCTCCAGCACAACCTGGGGCTCGGGGGCGCCTGCGTCGTCACGCTGTACGGCGCGGACTGA